In the genome of Ancylomarina subtilis, one region contains:
- a CDS encoding RNA polymerase sigma-70 factor has protein sequence MVQQVGTIDIRKTDFRGIFNKYFPSLCIFANRFVNDEDLSKDMVQEVFLKIWNSATEFESEKSLKVYLYLATKNTCFDYLKKEKRKKQNGHLHTDGLRDDALWDDDSVVLDIIREETYRQLEDAITLLPDKAREVVLLNLKSLSNRDIADELNISINTVKTHKLTAFKKLREILGHQFVVFLLIDFYQFFE, from the coding sequence ATGGTTCAGCAAGTAGGGACGATAGATATTCGCAAAACAGATTTCAGAGGTATTTTTAATAAGTACTTTCCTTCCTTGTGTATTTTTGCCAATCGCTTTGTGAACGATGAAGATTTGTCGAAGGATATGGTGCAGGAGGTTTTTCTGAAAATATGGAATTCGGCGACTGAATTCGAATCAGAAAAGTCTCTTAAGGTTTATTTATACCTGGCCACAAAGAATACCTGTTTCGATTATCTGAAGAAAGAAAAGCGTAAAAAGCAAAACGGTCATTTGCATACCGACGGCTTGCGTGATGACGCCCTTTGGGACGATGACAGTGTGGTGCTTGACATTATCCGGGAGGAAACCTACCGTCAGCTCGAAGATGCTATCACACTTTTACCCGATAAGGCTCGCGAAGTTGTTTTGCTCAATCTGAAATCCCTATCCAATCGGGATATTGCTGATGAATTAAACATATCCATCAATACCGTAAAAACACATAAACTCACTGCCTTTAAAAAGCTCCGCGAAATTTTGGGGCATCAGTTTGTTGTCTTTCTTTTGATCGATTTCTATCAGTTTTTCGAATAG